From a region of the Castanea sativa cultivar Marrone di Chiusa Pesio chromosome 10, ASM4071231v1 genome:
- the LOC142613809 gene encoding transcription factor MYB93 isoform X1, producing MGRSPCCDENGLKKGPWTPEEDEKLVQYIQKHGHGSWRALPKLAGFYLQTHLSLSLSLSLSQGFSSLQSFIFLAGLNRCGKSCRLRWTNYLRPDIKRGKFSQEEEQSILHLHSILGNKWSAIATHLPGRTDNEIKNFWNTHLKKKLIQMGFDPMTHQPRTDLFSSLPHLLALANLRDLMVDHHPLDEQAMRLQADAVQLAKLQYLQYLLQSAASITTNSYGQNDLTDMEALNLLSSIPAFKENPVLNSSHVENSSSFSPGSTTTFQPLHHPSLLAHLSDPQVPFNFQTSLNSEMGQGCNFTMISQGDNPHDESSLVFPFPTPVISTLTDDMSLSNPGDASSSTSSYGGASSFWPELFFEDPIMHEIS from the exons ATGGGAAGGTCTCCTTGTTGTGATGAGAATGGCCTTAAGAAAGGACCCTGGACTCctgaagaagatgaaaagcttgtTCAATACATCCAAAAACACGGCCATGGAAGTTGGAGAGCCCTCCCTAAACTTGCAGGTTTTTATTTAcaaacccatctctctctctctctctctctctctctctctcaaggcttttcttcattacaatcttttattttcttggcaGGTCTTAACAGATGTGGCAAGAGCTGTAGGTTAAGATGGACAAATTACTTGAGGCCAGATATCAAGAGAggaaaattttctcaagaaGAGGAGCAGTCAATTCTACATCTCCATTCCATACTTGGGAACAA ATGGTCAGCTATTGCGACGCATCTACCAGGCCGGACTGACAATGAAATCAAGAATTTCTGGAACACACatttgaagaagaagctgaTTCAAATGGGTTTTGATCCAATGACCCATCAACCAAGAACTGACCTCTTTTCCAGCTTGCCCCATCTTTTAGCCCTTGCTAACCTTAGAGACCTGATGGTGGATCATCACCCATTAGATGAACAAGCTATGAGATTACAAGCTGATGCTGTGCAGTTGGCTAAGCTTCAATACTTACAGTATCTTCTCCAATCCGCGGCTTCAATAACCACCAACTCTTATGGCCAAAATGACCTCACAGACATGGAGGCTCTTAATTTGTTGAGCTCAATTCCTGCTTTCAAAGAAAACCCAGTTTTAAATTCGTCACATGTGGAGAATTCATCCTCATTTTCTCCTGGAAGTACTACTACCTTTCAACCACTCCACCACCCAAGCTTATTAGCTCACTTGTCAGACCCACAAGTCCCTTTCAATTTTCAGACTTCTTTGAATAGTGAGATGGGTCAAGGTTGTAACTTTACAATGATCAGCCAAGGAGATAACCCACATGATGAATCGTCTTTGGTTTTCCCATTTCCCACTCCTGTTATTTCAACTTTGACTGATGATATGTCTTTAAGCAATCCAGGAGATGCTAGTAGTAGTACCTCTAGCTATGGTGGAGCTTCGTCATTTTGGCCTGAACTATTTTTTGAAGATCCTATTATGCATGAGATTTCTTAG
- the LOC142612420 gene encoding uncharacterized protein LOC142612420: MTRTPTEETPFNLTYGTRAIIPVEVGITSIRRDFFKAIIRREFFNKETNNDQLRMNLDCLDEIRDDASRIMARYQQKMSGYYNQRVKLRRFNIGDLVQRKVTPATKDPTHGKLRLTWEGPCKVTHYSRQESYHLESLDGSKLPYPWNVERLKRYH, translated from the coding sequence ATGACCAGAACCCCAACAGAAGAGACGCCATTCAATCTTACTTATGGCACAAGAGCCATAATCCCTGTCGAAGTTGGGATCACCAGTATAAGGAGAGATTTTTTCAAAGCCATCATAAGGAGAGAATTTTTCAACAAGGAAACCAACAACGACCAACTAAGGATGAACCTAGATTGCCTTGACGAGATAAGAGATGATGCATCCAGAATAATGGCGAGGTACCAACAGAAGATGTCTGGATACTACAACCAGAGAGTAAAGCTAAGGAGGTTCAATATAGgagacctcgtccaaagaaaagTTACGCCTGCAACAAAGGATCCAACTCATGGAAAATTGCGACTGACCTGGGAAGGCCCTTGCAAAGTCACTCACTACTCAAGACAAGAAAGCTACCACTTGGAGTCTTTGGACGGTAGCAAATTACCCTATCCTTGGAATGTCGAACGCCTGAAGAGATATCACTAG
- the LOC142613873 gene encoding signal peptidase complex-like protein DTM1, producing the protein MANDAALRSSLIWLAAVIVVVGISTRSFKKMMATYVVGGLGIAGVLLPDWCYFNRDFSRWTSPVTVEERASHTASTRSGSIRFKIYPIRMTVYTTVYGFALYKWWIFVSN; encoded by the exons ATGGCAAACGATGCAGCACTACGCTCCTCTCTGATATGGCTAGCCGCAGTCATAGTGGTAGTTGGGATAAGCACGCGTTCATTCAAGAAAATGATGGCTACGTACGTGGTGGGTGGGCTTGGAATTGCTGGGGTTCTCTTACCCGATTGGTGCTACTTCAACCGTGATTTCTCTAGGTGGACCTCACCGGTTACTGTCGAGGAAAGGGCCTCTCATACTGCTTCTACAAGATCTGGATCGATAAG GTTTAAAATTTACCCAATCAGAATGACTGTCTACACCACCGTATATGGGTTTGCTCTGTACAAGTGGTGGATTTTTGTATCAAACTAG
- the LOC142613809 gene encoding transcription factor MYB93 isoform X2: MGRSPCCDENGLKKGPWTPEEDEKLVQYIQKHGHGSWRALPKLAGLNRCGKSCRLRWTNYLRPDIKRGKFSQEEEQSILHLHSILGNKWSAIATHLPGRTDNEIKNFWNTHLKKKLIQMGFDPMTHQPRTDLFSSLPHLLALANLRDLMVDHHPLDEQAMRLQADAVQLAKLQYLQYLLQSAASITTNSYGQNDLTDMEALNLLSSIPAFKENPVLNSSHVENSSSFSPGSTTTFQPLHHPSLLAHLSDPQVPFNFQTSLNSEMGQGCNFTMISQGDNPHDESSLVFPFPTPVISTLTDDMSLSNPGDASSSTSSYGGASSFWPELFFEDPIMHEIS, translated from the exons ATGGGAAGGTCTCCTTGTTGTGATGAGAATGGCCTTAAGAAAGGACCCTGGACTCctgaagaagatgaaaagcttgtTCAATACATCCAAAAACACGGCCATGGAAGTTGGAGAGCCCTCCCTAAACTTGCAG GTCTTAACAGATGTGGCAAGAGCTGTAGGTTAAGATGGACAAATTACTTGAGGCCAGATATCAAGAGAggaaaattttctcaagaaGAGGAGCAGTCAATTCTACATCTCCATTCCATACTTGGGAACAA ATGGTCAGCTATTGCGACGCATCTACCAGGCCGGACTGACAATGAAATCAAGAATTTCTGGAACACACatttgaagaagaagctgaTTCAAATGGGTTTTGATCCAATGACCCATCAACCAAGAACTGACCTCTTTTCCAGCTTGCCCCATCTTTTAGCCCTTGCTAACCTTAGAGACCTGATGGTGGATCATCACCCATTAGATGAACAAGCTATGAGATTACAAGCTGATGCTGTGCAGTTGGCTAAGCTTCAATACTTACAGTATCTTCTCCAATCCGCGGCTTCAATAACCACCAACTCTTATGGCCAAAATGACCTCACAGACATGGAGGCTCTTAATTTGTTGAGCTCAATTCCTGCTTTCAAAGAAAACCCAGTTTTAAATTCGTCACATGTGGAGAATTCATCCTCATTTTCTCCTGGAAGTACTACTACCTTTCAACCACTCCACCACCCAAGCTTATTAGCTCACTTGTCAGACCCACAAGTCCCTTTCAATTTTCAGACTTCTTTGAATAGTGAGATGGGTCAAGGTTGTAACTTTACAATGATCAGCCAAGGAGATAACCCACATGATGAATCGTCTTTGGTTTTCCCATTTCCCACTCCTGTTATTTCAACTTTGACTGATGATATGTCTTTAAGCAATCCAGGAGATGCTAGTAGTAGTACCTCTAGCTATGGTGGAGCTTCGTCATTTTGGCCTGAACTATTTTTTGAAGATCCTATTATGCATGAGATTTCTTAG